The following is a genomic window from Bombina bombina isolate aBomBom1 chromosome 3, aBomBom1.pri, whole genome shotgun sequence.
gttagactagttactaaatagttattaactatttactaactacctagctaaaataaatacaaattgacctgtaaaataaaacctaacctgtcttacactaacacctaacctaaccctacaattaaataaattccctaaattaaatacaattaactaaattccaaaccattagctaaattacaacaaaaaaacactaaattacagaaaataaaaaacaaattacaagatctttaaactaattacacctaatctaatagccctatcaaaatagaaaaagccccccaaaataaaaataaaccctagcctaaactaaactaccaatagcccttaaaagggccttttgcggggcattgccccaaagaaatcagctcttttacctgtacattttttttacaaacaacccccccccaacagtaaaacccaccacccacacaaccaaccccccaaataaaaccctaactaaaaaaaactaagctccccattgccctgaaaagggcatttcgattggcattgcccttaaaagggcatttagctctattgcggcccaaagccctaacctaaaaataaaacccactcaatacacccttaaaaaatccttacactaacccacgaagatccacttaccgggagaagtcttaatccaagcggcaagatgtcctcaatgactacccgacaaatgaaggtacctttaagtgacgtcatccaagatgacgtcccttagattccgattggctgatagaattctatcagccaatcggaattatggttgaaaaaatcctattggctgaagcaatcagccaataggattgaacttcaatcctattggctgattggaacagccaatagaatgcgagctcaatcctattggctgattggatctttttcaaccttaattctgattgactgatagaattctattagccaatcagaatctaagggacgccatcttggatgacgtcacttaaaggtaccttcatttttcgggtagtcgtcgttggaagaggatgctcagcgccggatgtcttgaagatggacctgcaccacgccggatggatgaatatagaagatgccgtctggatgaagacttctgcccgtctggaggaccacttctgcctgtctggaggaccacttctgccggcttcattgaggacatcttgccacttggatgaagacttctcccggtaagtggatcttcgggggttagtgtaaggattttttaagggtgtattgggtgggttttatatttaggttagggctttgggccgcaatagagctaaatgtccttttcagtgcaatggggagcttagttttttttagttgtgtgggtggtgggttttactgttgggggggttgtttgtattttttttttacaggtaaaagagctgatttctttgaggcaatgccccgcagaaggcccttttaagggctattggtagtttagtttaggctaggggttttttattttgggggggcttttttattttgatagggctattagattaggtgtaattagtttaaatatcttgtaatttgttttttattttctgttatttagtggggggttttttgcaatttagctaattgttttgaatttagttaattgtatttaatttagggaattaatttaattgtagtgtagtgttaggtgttagtgtaagacaggttaggttttattttacaggtcaatttgtatttattttagctaggtagttattaaatagttaataactatttagtaactattctgcctagttaaaataaaaacaaacttgcctgtaaaataaaaataaaacctaagatagatacaatgtaactattagttatattgtagcttgcttagggtatattttacaggtaagtatttagttttaaataggaataatttaggtaataattgtaggttttatttatatttattttaattatatttaagttagggggtgttagcgttagggttagacttagatttaggggttaataaatttaatatagtggcggcgacattgggggcagcagattaggggttaataaatgtaggtaggtggcagcgatgttagggacagcacattaggggttaataatatttaaataatgtttgcaaggtgggagtgtggcggtttaggggtttatatgtttattatagtggcggcgatgtccggagcagcagattaggggttaataattaaattttagtgtttgcgatgcgggagggcctcggttttggggttaataggtagtttatgggtgttagtgtactttttagcactttagttatgagttttatgctacagcgttgtagtgtaaaactcataactactgactttagaattctgtatgaatcttgacgggatagagtGTACCACTCACATTTTGgactcccaggacaagctcgtaataccggcgctatggaagtcccatagaaaaaagactgtatgcaatttgcgtaagttgatttgtggtaaggccaaaaaagtgtgcggtgcccataaatctgcaagactcgtaataccagcggtagtaaaaaagcagcgttatgaggcttaatgctgcttttttactcataacgcaagactcgtaatctaaccaacaatttttttgagtgtggaatggacgttgtgttacagtctcaaatgcttgctttacagctataccgacacgactcgtaatatgcgttcctggccattacgctggaattgccattttttcagcgtttaaaGTCGTacagcaacacttgtaatctagccaaatatgcgttaaatatatacacacacgtgggAGGAGGAGGTGGCGAAGGAGTAAGAATCTCCTACCCCCAGCTCCTCCGGCTCATACCGTCATACACAGGCCGGGGGTCCCACAGGAGACACCGAGCGGACGGTGATGGGTGTTGCCTCAGCTCTGCACAAGAAAAATGGCCATCACTGTGGATCGTATCAGAAATATGGGATTTCTTATACTGAGAATGGTCCTAAGATTTTCCTTTATGGTCATATACAACATGGTTGCTATTCCAACCTATGTATTATATTTGATAGCTCTGCAACCTGTCAGACTAATAAACAGAAAACTATTCTGGTCTATTGAAGGATTAATGTTTAAATGGCTTTTAGCAATGGTCGCCTCTTGGGGTTGGGCCGCTGGATATACAGATATCTTATGAATGAAATTTTGGGTTGAATCCTGATATAGAGGCATCAGACCCTTTCACTATTTTCTATATCATAAATTTGTTATGCATAAGTTAATAGTTGTTGAATGGGGAGATAATGTGCACTCAATTACAGAAGACAAAGCTGTAATGCTGGTGAATCATCAAGCAACAGGGGACGTCTGCACACTTATGTTTTGTCTCCAGGACAAAGGCTTGGTGGTTCGGCAAATGATGTGGCTGATGGATCATATATTCAAATACACAAATTTTGGGGTGGTATCTCTTGTACATGGGTATTTCTTTATCCGACAAGATAAAGCTTACCGTGACCAGCAGCTTGTTCTCCTTAAGCGACACCTAGAGATGTACTATAGGAGCCGGGATCGTAAATGGATAATTTTGTTTCCAGAGGGTGGCTTTTTCAGGAAAAGAAGGGAAACAAGACAAATGTACGCCAAGAAAAATAACTTGCCGTTTCTTAGGCATGTCACTCTTCCAAGACTGGGTGCTATGCAAGTTATCTTAAATACATTACAGACGCAGCAGGAAAATGGTATACTTGCTGGTGGAGAATCTTCTTTATTGGACAGAAAACCTAAAGGCCTGCAGTGGGTTATAGACACCACCATTGGATACCCGAATGCTGACCCTATGGACATCCAAACCTGGATTTTAGGCTACAGGGAACCAATGATCACACACGTGTACTACAGAATCTATCCAATCAAAGATATACCGATGGAGACAGAAGCATTGACAGATTGGTTATATCAACGGTTCGTTGAAAAGGAGGAGCTCTTGTCACATTTTTATGAAACAGGTGCTTTACCACCCCCACAGGGCCAAAAGAAAGCAGTATCAAGAGAGATGAAACTTAACCAGTGGCTTTTCCTGGTACAGTGTCTGGCGTTCTTGTCAGGCTACATGTGGTACTGCGTTCTTCACTATTTGTATAAGTGCTTATTTTGAAAGCAGAACAAGACTGAAGGACTCAAAATTTaggtttcttttaagtttctggcTCTTGCAAGAGAGCTTAATGTTATTTGTGCGATTGTGAAAACGCCACAGTCAAGAAAATAGcaggctcaaaaaaaaaaaaatttcggggAGGTGGGGAGGgatggggtattttttttatttttattttttaaccccttcttGATCAGTGTCAGTGACCTGCTAATGTATTTTTATGAACTGCTAAAAGTGTAAAGCCCTCTAGAACTATTCCAAACTGAAATGGCAATGACCGTCATGAAGTGACTGTGCATCAAATTGTTATCACTAGGACGGTATTCAGCAGCCTCTTCTGTGACCAGTAGTCCTCTACAGCTGATGCAATTAGCTACAACCCCCAACCTCACTGAGCAGAAAATGGCACCCAAGTTTATTACGCATAATGGCAAAGAGGAGTCAAAACTGACACAGGACAATCATACCAGTACCGTCATACAAATTGTCCTTTTTCACAAAATCATTTGTTTACTTAAATTGAAAGAATCAGAATTATATCCTTGCTTTATATGTACAACAAAGCATCTGGTTTACGTGTGCAAATCTCTCTTGAAAATGTCTGTTTGcctgtcaagattattattatatttttttgtttgtttatgaagcattttgtatgtaaatttaaactatgtagtgtgtccgcttgctctgaggcagtggacagaaatcaccagaaatcaaccagatcaaatacaatcaggttgattgacaccccctgctagctgccgattggctgcgaatttgcaggtggcagcattgcccagtagttcataagaactgctggtgcaatgataaatgccgagagcgtatgctgttggcatttatcgatgtgcagcggacatgatccgttatattggatcatgtccgctcgcacaatcataaataggccACTAAGTGACAAtaacacatacaaacaaaacaacatCTTGTAATCTGATAAATACATACATTAAAGGGAAAGAACAGAgattatataaacttttttttttgtgagatAAAATTGGGATTTATAAGTCATACCAGAGAATATTATTAAGTATCTGAACAGCAGCAAATCTACGAAAGAAAATA
Proteins encoded in this region:
- the LOC128651900 gene encoding acyl-CoA:lysophosphatidylglycerol acyltransferase 1-like, producing MAITVDRIRNMGFLILRMVLRFSFMVIYNMVAIPTYVLYLIALQPVRLINRKLFWSIEGLMFKWLLAMVASWGWAAGYTVVEWGDNVHSITEDKAVMLVNHQATGDVCTLMFCLQDKGLVVRQMMWLMDHIFKYTNFGVVSLVHGYFFIRQDKAYRDQQLVLLKRHLEMYYRSRDRKWIILFPEGGFFRKRRETRQMYAKKNNLPFLRHVTLPRLGAMQVILNTLQTQQENGILAGGESSLLDRKPKGLQWVIDTTIGYPNADPMDIQTWILGYREPMITHVYYRIYPIKDIPMETEALTDWLYQRFVEKEELLSHFYETGALPPPQGQKKAVSREMKLNQWLFLVQCLAFLSGYMWYCVLHYLYKCLF